One Asterias rubens chromosome 8, eAstRub1.3, whole genome shotgun sequence genomic window, TAACAACAAACCTACAGATAAATGTCATGTGCCCAAAAAGGTAAATTCCAAAACATAACTTTTCATGAACTGCCAAGTAAAAACTACAGAAACTAAACACAGCTTCTTACAAACAAGTTCCCAGTGGACTGTTTTATTGCAAGCAATAAATGCCAACTTTTATTCTTACTTCTGcttgaaaatgtaaacaaaacccCATCAGGACGGATGTGTGGGGAACAAACTACTCCATAAAGGCGCTCGTACTGCTTCCACAACCAATATGCCAAGTTTCAAGACTAACATTTTTGCCTCACCGTTTGCTTACAACATTAAAATTTTATTGCCTATAACTCCAGTTGCTTTTATTGTCGTAAACAAAGCATTCTGGCTTCTATATCAAATGTACACTGCGCTTTGTATATCATAATGTTTGTTATCAAATTGGATGGCACATGTCTGCAAATTATTGAAAGGAAATATCTTATAAATTGTAGTTACTGAGTTGGAGCTTTAGTATTCTATGAGACCGACCACCAAGTCTGCATCATTCATTAACAGTAGTTTCGTTCTGAGAAGTATCATTTGTAACTAGTTATTTATTAGAATGAAATACTTTATTACTCAACTTAAATTTAtggggtttttgttttcgttgTAAGTTTTACTTTTGAAGCCATCACAAGAAGATCAGTGATTgtggacaattttattttagggaaatattataaattataaaatcACAAACTTCATTAAGCCTTAGAATAACAGTTGCTTCACAATGTTAGTAGTCTTACATTAGCCTCCACAGTTTCTCCATTATTTAGGGGGAAACAATCAAAACCTGGGAGTAAATATAGAAATAGAAAGCAGGTTCATTTTTGAGAGCACCTTTTTGAATTGTCGGATTGAGGCATAACGATAAATGGCATGGAAATCGGACTAACTTTCACTTTTCAAGTGCAGTTAATTAAAAAGCATTTAATTAATTTAACGGttaaaaaaacaggacagttctttttagaactgagaagtctcccgaacatccaataatctactccgcggtagtagaataaagaaagacagttctctattactctaaaaacaaactctacctggcaagtagatacacacatggtgttatcgcaaaccaaatataactTTCACTTTCTTAAAATAtccttaaaaaataagaaagtgACGGGGAAGGAAAATTAAGTGTACCTGTATTATACTGTTTTGCTGTACCTGTATTctatcgttgtattctactgcTGTCAATCAGGGTCAATTGATCACATGGGTCTCCGTTCATTTTATCAAgaaatttttcttttaaaaaatcgGGTAAAATCAAAATTCTTACACACAAAATTGTAAATGGTACTTCCCATTGGTTGGACCTTGGTTACTGGTACTtgcaatatttaatttaaaaaataaattcaagggttccaccaaaaagttgttgtgtacaaaacccataTTTAAAAGCTTGTAATGTAAGGACTTTTGCAGAAGCAAAACACTTGATGTTTGGTTTGATTACTAGATATGGTTCCTGAAAGAAaggtttattattgttataaagttATACTGGAATCACATACACTACCAAGCTAGCTGGGTCACAAGATTCTTCACGGAACAGACCCAACAAACACTGGTTGTTGTATCTAAACTAAACATGTTGtgtatgcatttttataacaatgttttacaaagcctcaattattaaacaaaacaactacaGGTACATAGCACTCACGGCGGGGCGGGAATGGCTAAATGGGCCCCGTGAAGAATCAATTGTCCTAATTCAATACGGGCTTCTTACCTTGCCGTTGTACAATCTTCATACAAAATGTCGAACTCTTTTCTTGTGAGAAGTTTACAGCGATTGACTCCGGGTTGAATGGCTCCCAAGCCCCTCAAGATTCGAACCTGCTCCACGTTGCATACCACTGGAATAATGTTCAGACGTTTCAGTTTGGTGTAAACTGTATGCAGCCCACCAACAAGATGTCTTAAAAACAGATCAAAGGCTTGGGGCAGACAG contains:
- the LOC117293931 gene encoding dachshund homolog 1-like, with the translated sequence MMNSPPTQVPPTSVLYKLDKVAYSTPPPVSSDPANNECKLIEYRGAKVASFNIAGDVMICLPQAFDLFLRHLVGGLHTVYTKLKRLNIIPVVCNVEQVRILRGLGAIQPGVNRCKLLTRKEFDILYEDCTTAR